A single window of Mycoplasma bradburyae DNA harbors:
- a CDS encoding DUF2779 domain-containing protein → MENKKIFKRNDFLNTFSRPKSLWKFTDKEITAIIQNELGLSKDSYEDINEELNGEESAILDFDEIDFVNDDIESQQINDAYLAEIIKLKEKSKEFIKHEVLSDLYDDEWKNAELEFSKGVYQEYDIDYIDVIDNKEKEKLVRIIDLSDYQKLPITTAESLHEIIKKHDFSSSKLLVLDGIYFNEKQRYYLQSSVSGCLFYKHNDDRIKLDVYTSKNSTSTKRKDLVNFYYDYRILTELGYDVLKWNVVLVKYCLNKKNEVDFVSTEIVNCNKGGSNLPDKIKKEFSKEQFFHPSFIKAKQDIRISGNQELIADYPQHNLKTGSFCNALKMMSFQILESEEKEAYKFQTNYFLEVRNAFDNIFDEMIDIKDTNVGKIELSNAYFGDFYKNPNDSMIRYTLGKKVFEPFLLSGNVYSINKFFDKNGNLVFPLVNKDGEKFKISDFIKYINANPPPKPIKYLSVFSKAYIPSIVESYVNPNTHQAFAKLKNKKVYFDFESICHLFAPMDDILPNMQIITQNSFIIDHNDGSELVCVNDVIDPLKLDINWFIKIIKDLHQGPDYSYVVYNATFERSRLYEIGAYIERCKKLYPEKFSDPSDLEIDFLQKVKEIDANLFDLADFFNLNKDLIVINSLNGYYSIKKVLLLTSQEQRKEAKAVDYATLNVKRGDIAQKLTAKRFLGLVDDKEWEEIATDLATYCENDVRSMIAVEYFIRDLLKR, encoded by the coding sequence ATGGAAAATAAAAAGATATTTAAAAGAAATGATTTTTTAAATACATTTAGTAGACCTAAATCTTTATGAAAATTTACTGATAAAGAAATAACCGCTATCATTCAAAATGAGTTGGGACTATCAAAAGATTCTTATGAAGATATAAATGAAGAATTAAATGGGGAAGAGTCCGCTATTTTAGATTTTGATGAAATCGATTTTGTTAATGACGACATTGAATCCCAACAAATAAATGACGCTTATTTAGCAGAAATAATTAAATTAAAAGAAAAATCTAAAGAATTTATTAAACACGAAGTTCTATCTGATTTATATGATGATGAATGGAAAAATGCTGAACTAGAATTTTCTAAAGGTGTATACCAAGAATATGATATAGATTATATCGATGTTATTGATAATAAAGAAAAAGAAAAATTAGTTAGAATAATCGATTTATCAGATTATCAAAAATTACCTATTACAACAGCAGAAAGCCTTCATGAAATTATTAAAAAACATGATTTTTCGTCATCAAAATTACTGGTTTTAGATGGAATTTACTTTAATGAAAAACAAAGATACTATCTACAATCATCTGTGTCTGGATGTTTATTTTACAAACATAATGATGATCGAATAAAACTAGATGTATATACATCAAAAAACTCTACAAGCACAAAAAGAAAAGATCTAGTTAATTTTTATTATGATTACCGAATTTTAACTGAGCTTGGTTATGATGTTTTGAAATGAAATGTTGTTTTAGTTAAATACTGTTTAAACAAAAAGAATGAAGTTGATTTTGTTTCAACAGAAATAGTTAATTGCAATAAAGGTGGATCTAATTTACCTGATAAAATAAAAAAAGAATTTAGTAAAGAACAATTTTTCCATCCAAGTTTTATTAAAGCTAAACAAGACATAAGAATAAGTGGTAATCAAGAATTAATCGCTGATTACCCGCAACATAATTTAAAGACAGGTTCTTTTTGTAATGCTTTAAAAATGATGTCATTTCAAATTTTAGAATCAGAAGAAAAAGAAGCATATAAATTTCAGACAAATTATTTCTTAGAAGTAAGAAATGCATTTGATAACATTTTTGATGAAATGATTGATATCAAAGATACTAATGTAGGCAAAATTGAGTTATCAAATGCTTATTTTGGAGATTTTTATAAAAATCCGAACGACTCTATGATCAGATACACATTAGGTAAAAAAGTGTTTGAACCTTTTTTACTAAGCGGAAACGTTTATTCAATTAATAAATTTTTCGATAAAAATGGAAATTTAGTATTTCCATTAGTAAATAAAGATGGCGAAAAATTTAAAATAAGCGATTTCATCAAATACATAAATGCTAACCCGCCTCCTAAGCCAATAAAATATTTATCTGTTTTTAGTAAAGCATACATCCCTAGTATTGTTGAAAGTTATGTCAACCCAAATACTCACCAAGCATTTGCTAAATTAAAAAATAAAAAGGTTTATTTTGACTTTGAGTCAATTTGTCATTTATTTGCGCCAATGGATGATATTTTGCCAAATATGCAAATAATAACGCAAAATTCTTTCATTATTGATCATAATGACGGCTCAGAACTTGTATGTGTTAATGATGTAATTGATCCATTGAAATTGGATATTAATTGATTTATAAAGATAATTAAAGATCTACATCAAGGTCCAGATTATAGTTATGTTGTATACAATGCTACCTTTGAACGATCTAGATTGTATGAAATAGGCGCTTATATTGAAAGATGTAAAAAACTATATCCAGAGAAATTTAGCGATCCATCTGATTTAGAAATTGATTTCTTGCAAAAAGTTAAAGAAATTGATGCTAACCTATTTGATTTAGCTGATTTCTTTAACTTGAATAAAGACTTAATAGTCATTAATTCATTAAATGGATATTACTCAATTAAAAAAGTTTTATTATTAACATCTCAAGAACAACGAAAAGAAGCTAAAGCCGTTGATTACGCGACACTTAATGTGAAAAGAGGTGATATTGCGCAAAAACTAACAGCTAAACGTTTCTTAGGATTAGTTGATGATAAGGAATGAGAAGAAATAGCAACTGATTTAGCTACATATTGCGAAAACGATGTTAGATCAATGATCGCTGTTGAGTACTTCATAAGAGATTTATTAAAAAGATAG
- the fmt gene encoding methionyl-tRNA formyltransferase, producing the protein MIKKRVAFFGTTELSLVCLKAMLNDNSFDVVAIISPPDRVDLRNKKNKLNSVKQFCIDNNLQIYQPEKLSDFYEELINMNLDLGVCIAYGQFIPKKVLNLFKDGIINVHPSKLPLLRGGAPIHYAIINGFKSTAISIMKLDEKMDHGPVYDQLEVAIKEEWNHDDLNSEIIAKSPEFLIKTIKNIYEKNLTAKEQDHDQYTLGLNIKKEQEHLNLNLDANSFVNWQKGLWSTPGGYLIYDGYRVKIAQAKVVENEQDNQIDLIGSIYKIDKTGIYVYLKRGSIAITKYLLPSKKVADIKQSINGNIPFKINTKFE; encoded by the coding sequence ATGATTAAAAAAAGAGTTGCTTTTTTTGGTACAACAGAATTATCTTTAGTATGCCTTAAGGCTATGCTAAATGATAATTCTTTTGATGTAGTAGCAATTATATCTCCTCCCGACAGAGTAGATTTACGAAATAAAAAGAATAAATTAAATTCAGTTAAACAATTTTGCATAGATAATAATCTACAAATTTATCAACCTGAAAAATTATCGGATTTCTATGAAGAATTAATAAATATGAATTTAGATTTGGGCGTATGTATAGCTTACGGACAATTTATTCCTAAAAAGGTTTTGAATCTATTTAAAGATGGAATAATCAATGTTCATCCTTCTAAATTACCGTTATTAAGAGGAGGTGCTCCTATTCATTATGCGATTATAAATGGATTTAAATCTACAGCTATTTCAATCATGAAGTTAGATGAAAAAATGGATCATGGTCCTGTGTATGATCAATTAGAAGTAGCTATTAAAGAAGAATGAAATCATGATGATTTAAATTCTGAAATTATTGCTAAATCACCAGAGTTTTTAATAAAAACTATAAAAAATATTTATGAGAAAAACCTAACAGCTAAAGAACAAGATCATGATCAATATACACTTGGCTTAAATATCAAAAAAGAACAAGAGCATTTGAATTTAAATTTAGATGCCAACAGTTTTGTTAATTGACAAAAAGGATTATGATCAACCCCTGGTGGTTATTTGATTTATGATGGATATAGAGTTAAAATAGCTCAAGCAAAAGTTGTTGAGAATGAACAAGACAACCAAATAGATCTGATAGGATCAATATACAAAATTGATAAAACAGGTATTTATGTATATCTAAAAAGAGGGTCAATTGCCATTACTAAATACCTATTACCTTCTAAAAAAGTTGCAGATATAAAGCAATCAATTAATGGAAACATTCCATTTAAAATAAATACAAAATTTGAATAA